In Bacteroidales bacterium, the DNA window TTCGCTTAATTCCTGCAAGAAATGTTTTGGGCTAAAATCCTTTATGGCATGAACAGCGTCAAGACGCAGTCCATCAACGTGAAAATCACGCAGCCATATCAAAGCGTTTTCAAGAAAGTAATGCCTGACCCCATCGCAGCAGGCATCGTCAAAGTTAACGGCTGTACCCCAGGGTGTTTTGTACCTATCAGTAAAATAAGGGCCGAATGCTTTCAAATAATTGCCTTCGGGGCCAAGATGGTTGTATACCACATCCAGTATAACGGCAATTTCTTTCTGATGGCAGGCCTTGATCAAGTTTGCAAACTCGATGGCGCCGCCATAAGATTTCTGCACAGCGAAAGGGAAAACGCCATCATAGCCCCAGTTGCGCGAACCGGGAAAAGCTGCCACCGGCATAATTTCGATGGCATTGATGCCCAAATCTGCTAAATAGTCAAGCTTTTGCTGAAGGGCCATAAAAGTTCCTTCAGGCGTAAAGGTGCCTACATGTAATTCATAAATTATCAGATCCTGAAGAGGTATTCCTGTCCATTGTTCATCCCGGATTTTTCTGATCTCGTTCAGATCCATGCATTCAGAAGGCTCATGCACACCATCAGGCTGCGACAGGGAGGCCGGATTAGGGAAAGTATTTTCGTCGTTGACATTGATCAGGTAACGATCGCCAGGTTTTACACCCGGACAACTTGCCTGCCAGTAACCATATTCTTCCTGGTGAAGCGGAATATTGTTTTTCCCCACAACCTGCAATGAAATTTTCTCTGCCTTCGGAGCCCAAACCCGTATGGTGGGTTCCTGACCAGGCCAGAAGTTGACACCCAGGCTGCGTTGCTCAAAAATTGTGGATTTCATAATCAATTGTTTGCTGCCCATACTGATAGGGCAGCTTTGCAGCGAAGTTGTGCCCATCCATCTTTACTGGTTTCAAAATACCTGCTGTTTTCGGTAAGAGTGATTTAAGGTGAGGTAATTTCCATAGTGCGATCCTTCTTTTCCCTTGCTGAAAGCTACAGCCACAGTACCTGGATTATCTTTATAACAAGCTGTTCTGCTCAATGTTCGGATGATTTCTGTGCAGAATCAAAGATAAATCAAAAACCGGCTTGATTTCCAAACCGGTTCTAAAACTATTGCCTTAAACAATCCAGGTAGTTTTCGAATAATTCTTGTTTTGAACATAATAGTTCAGTCAGAAGCATTTATAATCTGACAATCATTAGCTATAAGATAGCAGTACCTACTAAACAAGGTAAACGTTATGCTTGTTCTTATGTAAGCTGACTAGCTGAATAACATGCTTATTTGGCAAAATTTTGTTTATGAACTGAATACAATCATCCCAGGCAATACATTTATGCAGACGTTTTTCAATGACATACGCGAGGAATTATTTCAGTATTACGACAAATTGGTTGTGATAACCCCCAGACTATTGCTGGCTTTGCTGGTGCTGATCCTGGCATGGTTCGTATCACGGAAGATTCGCAGCATCTCAGACAGGAAACTTAAAAGGCAGATGGAAGATCCTTTGCTGGCTGATTTCCTGGCTACCATGATCAGGTTTGTGATTATATTAATTGGCATACTGTTCTCATTAAAGATTATTGGATTGGGAGGGGTAATTGCCGGTATTCTTGCCGGCGCCGGCCTTACTGCATTTATTATTGGTTTTACCTTACGCGATATTGGCGAAAACTTTTTGGCAGGTATCATCATGGCCTTCAAACGTCCTTTCAGGATAGGCGACTTTGTTGAATCGGGAGTCATAAAAGGCAAAGTAGTTACCTTAAACATGCGCGATACTCAGCTTAAAACACTTGATGGCAAAGATGTTTTTGTTCCAAATGCCTTAATCCTGAAAACCCCGCTGATCAACTACACCATTGACGGCTTTTTACGATATGATTTTATGGTGGGATTGCCTGATGGATCAGATTATAATAAATCCATTAAGATGATTGAGGGAGCAGTGAACACTGTAGAGGGCGTTATAAGGCGAAGGCGAAAGACCACAGCAAATATTTCCGGAATTTCGCCTGGCTGCCTTGATGTTACCGTGAGCTTCTGGATTGATACTTTCAGGGTGAATGATACCCCGGAAAAAATCCGCTCAGAGGTTTTTATGGCGGTTCAGAAAGTGCTGGAGCAACAGACAAAGGAGTTTGAGAAATAAAACGGTACTATTTTAAAACAGCCCGCTTTACCGAATTCCGGGAATACAAACCGAAAATTTAATATGAATATTTCGGTTCAAACCGAAGAATACGTATTTAGAGAATTTTGCTGTCTGTCATTATGAAAGCTTTTCAGGAAATTGAATCGCCTTATTGAAAAGATGGATATGCTTAGAAGTGATTATTCGGGTCGCTCAGGCAAAACGCGCCAAATGTTTCTCAAGATCGCTGATCAGGTCTTCCACATCTTCAATGCCAACCGAGAACCTTACCAAGCCGTCGCTGAGGCCGTTTTTTTCTCTCTCTTCTTTTGAGATGGAGGCATGGGTCATGCTGGCAGGGTGATCTACCAAAGATTCAACACCGCCAAGGCTTTCGGCCAGTGAGAAGTAGTTAAACGATGAGATAAGTTGTATGGTTTGCTCAATGCTGAGCTTGAATTCAACAGAAACTATCCCGCTGAAACCGCTCATTTGCCTGCGGGCAATGTCATGATACGGATGGGTTTCGAGGCCGGGATAATACACCCGGGCTACCAACTGATGGTTCTGAAAAAACTCAGCTACCTGCATGGCGTTATGTGCGTGGCGTTCCATGCGTACACCCAGCGTTTTCAAGCCTTTACTTGTGAGCCATGCATCAAAAGGGCTGGGGTTCAAACCAATGGCTTTGCGGGCAAAATCCAGTTTGGTTTTCATTTCCTTGTTGTTGGTGATTGCCACGCCACCAACAACATCCGAATGGCCGCCAATGTATTTGGTGGTGCTGTGCATCACTATGTCAGCGCCCAGGTTCAGCGGGTTCTGAAAATATGGGGTCGCAAAGGTGTTGTCAACAACTGTAAGAACGCCGTGCTTTTTTGCCATTTCAGCAATGGCGGCAATATCAGATATTCTGAGCAATGGATTGCTGGGCGATTCCAGGAAAATCATTTTGGGAGATTTTTTCAGCACTTCTTCCACCTGGTTCAGATCCTGTGTATTGACTGTGATAAGGTTCACACCAAACTGCCTGAAAACCTGGTTGAAGAGGCGGAAAGTTCCGCCATAAAGATCGCTGCCCGCTGCTACAACATCACCCTGTTGCAGGGTTGAGAGAATAGCGGTTGTTGCGCCGATCCCGGATGAAAAAACAGTGGCATATTTCCCGTTTTCAAGCGCGGCAAGGGTTTGCTCAAGGTTCGTAAAATTGGGATTGCCGGCGCGGGTGTAATCGTAGCCTTTGTGTTTGTCGGGCGCTTCCTGCACATAGGTTGAGGTAAGGTAAACAGGTGGGATAATAGCCCCGGTAGAAGGATCGGGCTTTTGCCCTACATGGATTGCTTTGGTTGAGAATTTCATTTTAAAATGCTTTATTATTTGTGCACTAAAAGGATAAGGTTGATGGAGGCTATTTCAAAAGGTTAAATCTTGTCATCCTGAACGGAGTGAAGGAACTCTCTATAGTTGAAAAGCAGATTCTTCGCTGCGCTCAGAATGAAAAAAAAACTAGTAACTCACAAGTTTTGAACGCCTTATTTTATACTATCATTATTGTTATTTAATCCAGTTTGTAGCCGTTTTTGTGCATCCACTCATTGTTGTAAAACTTGGATAAATATTTCGCACCGCTGTCGGGGATCATGGTGACGATTACGGCAGGCTCTTTCAATGTGGCGGCATGTTTTAAGGCAGCCCACACATTAGCGCCGCCAGTGCCGCTGCCGAAAATGCCTTCTTCGTGGGCTAGTTTGCGGGCCGTTGAAAACGCAACCTGAT includes these proteins:
- a CDS encoding mechanosensitive ion channel, with the translated sequence MQTFFNDIREELFQYYDKLVVITPRLLLALLVLILAWFVSRKIRSISDRKLKRQMEDPLLADFLATMIRFVIILIGILFSLKIIGLGGVIAGILAGAGLTAFIIGFTLRDIGENFLAGIIMAFKRPFRIGDFVESGVIKGKVVTLNMRDTQLKTLDGKDVFVPNALILKTPLINYTIDGFLRYDFMVGLPDGSDYNKSIKMIEGAVNTVEGVIRRRRKTTANISGISPGCLDVTVSFWIDTFRVNDTPEKIRSEVFMAVQKVLEQQTKEFEK
- a CDS encoding PLP-dependent transferase, whose protein sequence is MKFSTKAIHVGQKPDPSTGAIIPPVYLTSTYVQEAPDKHKGYDYTRAGNPNFTNLEQTLAALENGKYATVFSSGIGATTAILSTLQQGDVVAAGSDLYGGTFRLFNQVFRQFGVNLITVNTQDLNQVEEVLKKSPKMIFLESPSNPLLRISDIAAIAEMAKKHGVLTVVDNTFATPYFQNPLNLGADIVMHSTTKYIGGHSDVVGGVAITNNKEMKTKLDFARKAIGLNPSPFDAWLTSKGLKTLGVRMERHAHNAMQVAEFFQNHQLVARVYYPGLETHPYHDIARRQMSGFSGIVSVEFKLSIEQTIQLISSFNYFSLAESLGGVESLVDHPASMTHASISKEEREKNGLSDGLVRFSVGIEDVEDLISDLEKHLARFA